In one uncultured Desulfovibrio sp. genomic region, the following are encoded:
- the pyrR gene encoding bifunctional pyr operon transcriptional regulator/uracil phosphoribosyltransferase PyrR has product MSTTRLLEKDEMARVLERLASQILERHAACQDVMLVGIERRGADLARRIAALLQTRLDRVMPLGTLDINLYRDDWTSLVGKPSIGQSRITESVDEKVIILVDDVLYTGRTIRAALEALLDYGRPRCVELLTLIDRGHRELPIHADYVGRVINTSRQEHVDVMLAERDGEDSVNLTTAS; this is encoded by the coding sequence ATGTCCACGACCCGGTTACTGGAAAAAGACGAAATGGCGCGCGTACTTGAACGCCTCGCCTCGCAGATACTTGAGCGCCACGCTGCGTGCCAGGATGTAATGCTGGTGGGCATTGAACGGCGCGGCGCAGACCTGGCCCGGCGCATAGCTGCCCTGCTGCAAACACGCCTTGACCGCGTCATGCCTCTCGGAACCCTGGATATCAATCTGTACCGCGATGACTGGACAAGCCTTGTGGGCAAGCCCAGCATCGGGCAGTCGCGCATCACCGAAAGCGTGGACGAAAAGGTTATCATTCTGGTTGACGATGTGCTCTACACCGGGCGCACCATCCGAGCCGCCCTTGAGGCCCTGCTCGACTACGGCCGTCCGCGCTGCGTGGAACTGCTGACCCTCATCGACCGTGGTCACCGCGAACTGCCCATCCATGCGGACTACGTGGGCCGCGTCATCAATACCAGCAGGCAGGAACACGTGGACGTCATGCTCGCCGAGCGCGACGGCGAAGACAGCGTGAACCTGACCACCGCATCGTAA
- the mfd gene encoding transcription-repair coupling factor encodes MDTFGALLSSNDRQIYLERSGMVTRCRLACEALDKGRSVALVARTREEFHAARSLAALFSPEISLADPAVVHPAWQWPCLGLPTLSQWQDKPSWAARLAALYSLTLGKPRVLVVSVESLLLRYMPVNFFHTRTLELGKGSDYAPELLLEQAVEWGYERVAMVTRPGEMARRGDILDLYPSGYARPVRLEFFGDTLEEMRFFDAETQRSLHGCDELTLLPVSPLAFDARETDATRKRFDRMFAEGRIGENDCYSFKKSLDAGGAGLLPGCAVEAPSLLEDWLPQDCLWLLPGEADSAEVLRDGRLALKERLEAEDAPLPQPAALALRKSSQPAPWNAFQRVYAEPLVMGVEERGLDFAERTLHSFSDLFPLSGAQDRPWQHLAAALKEWQGARRQVVLSFSSGRSRAKFLKLAEQDGILPAQRYAPDQRGLFALVSPFRQGADLAWDNSLVLGEDILYPKAEKTPRVSSRVFKGLDSFDDLKAGDLLVHRDYGIGRFAGLHHMDVNAVANDFLLIEYSGRDKLYVPADRMGLIQRFKGSEGVEPALDRLGGTGWTSGKEKARKAIEKIAADLVEMYAYRKVTKGFRYDPPGELYHEFEATFGFEETPDQAKAIQDVLDDMDKSQPMDRLVCGDVGFGKTEVALRAAFRAASEGRQVVLLCPTTVLAEQHYQTFRARLAGFPVNVGLLSRFVTRPRQKEVLKAAAAGQVDILIGTHRVLSSDVKLPNLALLILDEEQRFGVRHKEKLKALKKNVDVLTLTATPIPRTLQLSMSGIRELSIIETAPQDRKPVASAVLRRDDSVLRKVLEREIEREGQVFWVYNRVQGLERVAEYVHTLVPTARVGMAHGQMSETELEDTMHKFWHGELDVLVCTSIVESGLDFPRANTLVVDQAQMFGLGQLYQLRGRVGRSDRQAYAFFVVPDAERLTSIAEERLRIIMDMDYLGAGFQVAMEDLRLRGAGNILGEVQSGHMCRVGLDLYLEMLEEAVGRLKGTPEAQTVETELTLGLPAHIPASYIEDGRERLRCYKALTSASGGAAREEAALGIRDRFGPFPEELRNFLAVLDFKQFLTELQVQKADVHINHVRLVWPDGQTAVQPERIVALTASMKDARMLPPAGLHLPMPSDVSFPEGLDRLRTALEGIRVKAGA; translated from the coding sequence ATGGACACTTTCGGCGCATTGCTCTCAAGCAACGACAGGCAGATATATCTGGAACGCAGCGGCATGGTCACGCGCTGCCGCCTTGCCTGCGAGGCTCTGGACAAAGGGCGCAGCGTGGCCCTTGTGGCCCGCACCCGCGAAGAATTCCACGCGGCCCGCTCCCTTGCGGCCCTTTTTTCTCCCGAAATTTCTCTGGCAGATCCGGCAGTTGTGCACCCTGCATGGCAGTGGCCCTGCCTGGGGCTGCCAACCCTGAGCCAGTGGCAGGACAAGCCCTCATGGGCTGCCCGGCTTGCCGCGCTGTATTCCCTCACCCTTGGCAAACCGCGAGTGCTGGTAGTCAGTGTTGAAAGCCTGCTGTTGCGCTACATGCCGGTCAATTTTTTCCACACGCGCACGCTGGAACTTGGCAAGGGCAGCGATTACGCCCCCGAGCTGCTGCTGGAGCAGGCGGTGGAGTGGGGGTACGAGCGCGTTGCCATGGTCACGCGGCCCGGCGAAATGGCTCGGCGCGGCGACATTCTTGATCTGTACCCCTCTGGCTATGCCCGACCCGTGCGGCTGGAATTTTTTGGCGACACGCTGGAGGAGATGCGCTTCTTTGACGCGGAGACCCAACGGTCCTTGCATGGATGCGATGAACTGACCCTGCTGCCTGTCAGCCCACTGGCCTTTGATGCGCGCGAGACCGATGCCACGCGCAAGCGTTTTGACCGCATGTTTGCCGAAGGCCGCATTGGCGAAAACGACTGCTATTCCTTTAAAAAATCGCTGGATGCTGGCGGCGCGGGCCTGCTGCCCGGTTGCGCCGTAGAAGCTCCCAGCCTGCTGGAAGACTGGCTGCCGCAGGACTGCCTGTGGCTGCTGCCCGGAGAGGCCGACAGCGCCGAGGTCCTGCGGGATGGCCGCCTTGCCCTCAAGGAGCGGCTGGAGGCCGAGGACGCGCCCCTGCCGCAACCCGCGGCGCTGGCCCTGCGTAAAAGCTCGCAGCCCGCACCGTGGAACGCCTTTCAGCGCGTGTACGCCGAACCTCTGGTCATGGGCGTGGAGGAACGCGGTCTGGATTTTGCGGAAAGAACTCTGCATTCCTTCAGTGATCTTTTTCCCCTTTCCGGCGCGCAGGATCGCCCCTGGCAGCACCTTGCCGCCGCTCTCAAGGAGTGGCAGGGCGCGCGCAGGCAGGTGGTGCTGAGTTTTTCATCTGGCCGCAGCCGCGCCAAGTTTCTGAAACTGGCAGAGCAGGATGGCATCCTTCCTGCCCAGCGCTACGCGCCCGACCAGCGCGGTCTTTTCGCGCTTGTTTCACCCTTCCGCCAGGGGGCGGATCTGGCGTGGGACAACTCCCTGGTTCTGGGCGAGGATATCCTGTACCCCAAGGCGGAAAAGACGCCCCGCGTTTCTTCGCGTGTTTTCAAGGGGCTGGATTCCTTTGACGATCTCAAGGCTGGCGACCTGCTGGTGCACCGAGATTACGGCATTGGCCGTTTTGCCGGTCTGCACCACATGGACGTCAACGCTGTTGCCAACGACTTTTTGCTTATCGAATACTCCGGGCGCGACAAGCTCTACGTGCCTGCCGACCGAATGGGGCTTATCCAGCGGTTCAAGGGCTCGGAAGGCGTGGAACCCGCGCTGGACCGGCTGGGCGGCACGGGCTGGACTTCGGGCAAGGAGAAGGCCCGCAAGGCCATTGAAAAGATCGCCGCCGACCTTGTGGAAATGTATGCCTACCGCAAGGTGACCAAGGGCTTCCGCTATGACCCTCCGGGTGAGCTGTACCACGAATTTGAGGCGACTTTTGGTTTTGAGGAGACTCCCGATCAGGCCAAGGCCATTCAGGACGTGCTGGACGACATGGACAAATCCCAGCCCATGGACAGGCTCGTGTGCGGCGATGTGGGCTTCGGCAAGACGGAAGTTGCCCTGCGCGCCGCATTCCGCGCCGCTTCCGAGGGGCGTCAGGTGGTGCTGCTTTGCCCCACCACGGTGCTTGCCGAGCAGCATTATCAGACCTTTCGCGCGCGTCTGGCGGGCTTTCCCGTCAATGTGGGGCTGCTCAGCCGATTTGTGACGCGCCCAAGGCAAAAGGAAGTTCTCAAGGCCGCTGCCGCCGGGCAGGTGGATATTCTCATTGGCACCCACCGTGTGCTTTCAAGCGATGTCAAACTTCCCAATCTTGCTTTGCTGATTCTAGATGAAGAACAGCGTTTCGGCGTGCGCCACAAGGAAAAGCTCAAGGCCCTCAAAAAGAACGTGGACGTGCTCACCCTGACGGCCACGCCCATTCCGCGTACCTTGCAGCTTTCCATGTCCGGCATACGCGAGCTTTCCATCATTGAAACCGCGCCGCAGGATCGCAAGCCTGTGGCCTCGGCCGTGCTGCGGCGGGATGATTCCGTGCTGCGCAAGGTGCTTGAGCGAGAGATTGAGCGCGAAGGCCAGGTGTTCTGGGTTTACAACCGCGTGCAGGGTCTGGAGCGGGTGGCCGAATACGTGCATACCCTCGTGCCCACGGCCCGGGTAGGTATGGCGCACGGGCAGATGTCTGAAACCGAGCTTGAAGACACCATGCACAAGTTCTGGCATGGCGAGCTTGATGTGCTGGTGTGCACCTCCATTGTTGAATCGGGGCTGGATTTTCCCCGCGCCAATACGCTGGTGGTGGATCAGGCACAGATGTTCGGCCTTGGGCAGCTCTATCAGTTGCGGGGCCGCGTGGGCCGCAGCGACAGGCAAGCCTACGCCTTTTTTGTGGTGCCGGATGCGGAGCGCCTCACCTCCATTGCGGAGGAACGACTGCGCATCATTATGGATATGGACTATCTGGGGGCCGGTTTTCAGGTCGCCATGGAAGACCTGCGCCTGCGCGGCGCGGGCAACATTCTTGGCGAGGTGCAGTCGGGGCACATGTGCCGCGTGGGCCTTGATCTCTACCTTGAAATGCTGGAGGAGGCCGTGGGCCGCCTCAAGGGTACGCCAGAAGCGCAGACCGTGGAGACGGAACTTACTTTGGGCTTGCCTGCGCATATTCCCGCATCGTACATTGAGGACGGGCGCGAAAGGCTGCGCTGCTACAAAGCGCTCACATCGGCCTCTGGCGGCGCGGCGCGTGAGGAAGCGGCCCTCGGCATACGCGACAGGTTTGGCCCCTTCCCTGAAGAACTGCGCAACTTCCTTGCCGTGCTGGATTTCAAGCAGTTCCTCACAGAGTTGCAGGTGCAAAAGGCCGATGTGCACATCAACCATGTGCGGCTTGTCTGGCCGGACGGGCAGACCGCCGTGCAGCCCGAGCGCATTGTAGCCCTTACGGCTTCCATGAAGGACGCGCGCATGCTGCCGCCTGCCGGGCTGCATCTGCCGATGCCGTCTGATGTTTCATTCCCCGAGGGGCTGGACAGGTTGCGTACCGCTCTTGAAGGTATTCGTGTTAAAGCCGGGGCATAG
- a CDS encoding DUF3343 domain-containing protein — protein MDSRGGGKRGCNDRGLLVFDHTGEVIRAERLLRKAGLDVEVKGPPPELRTGCDMVVVFELVSQARVLDVLEREGLAPSQVVSAHDVLLEPVSLFQIKHLDDRWLMVRAANMKITLDAADGRIVNISGGGCPDVPWVAHRLCGLRLDEAPDPLTLGQTLCCYSLQKAFEELRRQVACGA, from the coding sequence ATGGATTCTCGCGGCGGCGGCAAGCGCGGCTGTAATGACCGGGGCCTGCTGGTTTTTGACCACACAGGCGAGGTTATCCGCGCCGAGCGCCTGTTGCGCAAGGCCGGGCTGGATGTGGAAGTCAAAGGGCCGCCGCCGGAACTGCGCACAGGCTGCGACATGGTGGTGGTTTTTGAACTGGTGAGTCAGGCGCGCGTTCTGGATGTTCTGGAGCGGGAAGGTCTTGCGCCCAGCCAAGTAGTCAGCGCCCACGATGTGCTGCTGGAGCCAGTGTCCCTGTTTCAGATAAAACATCTGGATGACCGCTGGCTGATGGTGCGCGCCGCCAACATGAAAATTACCCTTGATGCTGCTGACGGGCGCATTGTGAATATTTCGGGCGGAGGCTGCCCTGATGTGCCGTGGGTGGCGCATCGGCTGTGCGGCCTGCGCCTTGATGAAGCCCCGGACCCCCTGACTCTTGGGCAGACCCTCTGTTGCTACAGCCTGCAAAAGGCCTTTGAAGAATTACGGAGACAAGTCGCATGTGGTGCATAG
- a CDS encoding IscA/HesB family protein, producing MIELTDSARKELDSFFTGKKKDPIRVYMTAGUGGPRLALALDEPNDQDQTEEQAGYTFCINSALLSEVQGVKIDLTYMGFAVEPAVPFASEGNSGGCSSCSSGCSSNA from the coding sequence ATGATCGAATTGACCGACAGCGCCCGTAAGGAACTGGATTCGTTCTTTACCGGCAAGAAAAAGGATCCCATCCGGGTCTACATGACCGCAGGTTGAGGCGGCCCGCGCCTTGCCCTGGCTCTGGATGAGCCTAACGACCAGGATCAAACCGAGGAACAGGCCGGCTACACCTTCTGCATCAACAGTGCCCTTCTGTCAGAAGTGCAGGGTGTAAAAATTGATTTAACCTACATGGGCTTTGCGGTTGAACCCGCAGTGCCCTTCGCTTCTGAAGGCAACAGCGGTGGTTGCAGCAGCTGCTCGAGCGGCTGCAGCAGCAACGCGTAA
- a CDS encoding peptidylprolyl isomerase, producing the protein MNGFMQPLIGLAHFFQIGARSARLARPLGVALACCFCLMLTACFETRLPDGVVATVNGEPISLRRLQTLLDSRSPSLGAMRTPSLENMRREYGEGLGTLIIYALVRQDLQRLQMSVSPAMLETAVAEVRNDYGGGDGLEKYLAEESIDPSEWRALLLDHLSMLTFEKRVLAAGIRVSLPELRDYYQTHEDDFQMPETLRVCLISGESRKDVEGFCAVFPGGMSEARSKVQLQCQNVRPNDLPQGWRKAAAGLKPGQCAPVRQEEGLWRSLGLIESRPPAHISLAEAYPLVEGILREQKMSEAFERWLEKALTNSVIMVGKELAPDLLAPPPSHSEWQGSDAPAAPDVSGAAEDMKALPPGKDDVYEGDVLEGSHDPKANGALENQGHNPENSPASKASGEQPRRRDSGGSARRR; encoded by the coding sequence GTGAACGGATTCATGCAGCCCCTCATCGGTTTGGCGCATTTTTTCCAGATCGGCGCTCGGTCTGCCCGCCTGGCGCGTCCACTCGGCGTGGCGCTGGCCTGCTGTTTTTGCCTGATGCTGACGGCCTGTTTTGAAACCCGCCTCCCCGATGGCGTGGTGGCCACCGTCAATGGCGAGCCCATCAGTCTGCGCAGGTTGCAGACCCTGCTCGACAGCCGTTCTCCTTCCCTTGGGGCCATGCGCACTCCTTCGCTGGAAAACATGCGGCGCGAATACGGCGAAGGGCTGGGCACACTGATTATCTATGCGCTGGTGCGACAGGATTTGCAGCGGCTCCAGATGTCGGTCAGTCCTGCCATGCTGGAAACAGCCGTGGCAGAAGTAAGGAACGATTACGGCGGCGGCGACGGACTGGAAAAATATCTGGCCGAAGAATCAATTGATCCTTCCGAATGGCGCGCGTTGCTGCTTGACCATCTTTCCATGCTCACATTTGAAAAGCGGGTTCTTGCAGCGGGCATCCGTGTTTCGCTGCCTGAACTGCGCGACTACTACCAGACCCACGAAGACGATTTTCAGATGCCGGAAACCTTGCGCGTCTGCCTGATTTCTGGCGAATCGCGCAAGGACGTGGAAGGCTTTTGCGCAGTATTTCCCGGTGGCATGAGCGAAGCGCGCAGCAAAGTGCAGCTCCAGTGCCAGAATGTGCGGCCCAACGATCTGCCCCAGGGATGGCGCAAGGCCGCTGCCGGACTCAAACCGGGGCAGTGCGCACCCGTGCGGCAGGAGGAAGGCCTGTGGCGCAGCCTTGGCCTGATTGAAAGCCGCCCGCCAGCGCACATCAGTCTGGCGGAGGCCTATCCGCTTGTGGAAGGCATCCTGCGGGAGCAGAAGATGTCTGAGGCTTTTGAGCGCTGGCTTGAAAAGGCTCTGACCAATTCCGTCATCATGGTGGGCAAGGAGCTTGCCCCCGATCTGCTTGCGCCCCCACCGTCACATTCTGAATGGCAGGGCAGTGATGCCCCCGCCGCGCCGGATGTTTCTGGCGCTGCGGAGGACATGAAGGCTCTGCCGCCAGGCAAGGATGATGTGTACGAGGGCGATGTGCTTGAAGGTTCCCACGATCCCAAGGCCAATGGCGCATTGGAAAATCAGGGGCATAATCCCGAAAACTCCCCCGCTTCAAAAGCCTCGGGCGAGCAGCCGCGCAGACGCGACAGCGGCGGCTCTGCGCGGAGGCGCTGA
- the yedE gene encoding YedE family putative selenium transporter — translation MKPGFNFFSTTTGIIATGLVFGVLAVLLQQMGNPGNMGICVVCFNRDIAGALGFHRAAVVQYLRPEIMGMVLGAFGAALAFGEYKPRGGSAPITRFLLGGIAGIGALVFLGCPWRVILRLAGGDAFALFGLAGLICGVGIGTIFFRMGFSLGRSQGQSKISGLVLPGIMLSFVALYLLNPQVAEQPQSGVLFYSVKGPGAQHAPFILSIGVGLIVGFLAQRSRFCTMGALRDVMLFKQWHLALGFLAMLGAALVLNLYFGAFKPGFENQPIAQPDNLWNFLGMATAGLAFALAGGCPGRQLFMAGEGDNDAAVFAVGLIVGTAVAHNFGLASSPAGVGPHGMAATLAGLAICLCIGFFNCKRGA, via the coding sequence ATGAAACCAGGCTTCAACTTTTTCTCCACCACAACAGGTATCATTGCCACCGGACTTGTGTTCGGTGTGCTTGCCGTATTGCTCCAGCAAATGGGCAATCCCGGCAACATGGGCATCTGCGTGGTCTGCTTTAACCGCGATATTGCTGGCGCGCTGGGCTTTCACCGCGCTGCCGTTGTGCAGTACCTGCGGCCCGAAATCATGGGCATGGTGCTTGGCGCATTTGGCGCGGCGCTGGCCTTTGGCGAATACAAGCCGCGCGGCGGCTCGGCCCCCATCACCCGCTTTTTGCTTGGGGGCATAGCGGGTATTGGCGCGCTGGTCTTTCTGGGGTGCCCCTGGCGCGTTATCCTGCGCCTTGCGGGCGGCGATGCCTTTGCGCTCTTTGGTCTTGCGGGCCTGATCTGCGGCGTGGGCATTGGCACCATATTTTTCCGCATGGGCTTTTCGCTGGGCCGCAGTCAGGGCCAGAGCAAAATTTCCGGCCTGGTGCTGCCCGGCATCATGCTTTCCTTCGTGGCCCTGTATCTGCTCAATCCGCAGGTTGCAGAACAGCCGCAGAGCGGCGTGCTCTTCTATTCCGTCAAAGGCCCCGGCGCGCAGCATGCACCCTTTATACTCTCCATTGGCGTGGGGCTGATCGTGGGCTTTCTGGCCCAGCGCAGCCGCTTCTGCACCATGGGCGCGCTGCGCGACGTGATGCTGTTCAAGCAATGGCATCTGGCACTGGGCTTTCTGGCCATGCTGGGCGCGGCCCTTGTTCTGAACCTGTACTTCGGCGCGTTCAAGCCCGGCTTTGAAAACCAGCCCATCGCCCAGCCCGACAACCTCTGGAACTTCCTCGGCATGGCTACTGCCGGTCTGGCCTTTGCCCTTGCGGGCGGCTGCCCTGGCCGTCAGCTCTTTATGGCTGGCGAAGGCGACAACGATGCCGCCGTATTTGCTGTTGGCCTGATCGTTGGCACCGCAGTTGCCCATAACTTCGGTTTGGCCTCCAGCCCCGCAGGGGTCGGCCCTCACGGCATGGCAGCCACCCTTGCTGGACTTGCCATCTGCCTGTGCATCGGATTTTTCAACTGCAAGAGAGGCGCGTAA
- a CDS encoding sulfurtransferase TusA family protein, translating into MSTTIDTRGLSCPQPVLMFLTAAKADEQGPFSVLVDNDASLENVSRAARNRGFAVSTTEEGEGITRIDIRKD; encoded by the coding sequence ATGTCTACCACCATCGACACCCGGGGGCTTTCCTGCCCGCAGCCCGTGCTCATGTTTCTTACCGCTGCCAAGGCCGATGAACAGGGGCCTTTCAGCGTATTGGTGGATAACGACGCCAGCCTTGAAAATGTCAGTCGCGCTGCCCGCAACCGGGGATTTGCCGTCAGCACCACTGAAGAAGGCGAAGGCATAACGCGCATAGACATCCGCAAGGATTAA
- a CDS encoding NAD(P)H-hydrate dehydratase, with product MWCIAGTLPDPDFALCPAGLEDESTVAGGLLHLPDGQAVPVQRGTAALAATAILACKELGIAPPRLLLAGDPGSGAGSRAIYAWLEQNLAGIAPAGLTFHYLFPDQDWHNRVLMAVQALAVPPVMVADAGFMYVAKMSGYADAYDLFTPDLGELAFLADEKAPHPFYTRGFLLAREDDVPPLLQRALEHGNCPKNLIIKGSKDYIVVDGRVIATVDSPSVPAMECIGGTGDLVTGLATAFLCGGAAMGEACTAAARMARLLAQLCAPNPGTQIGELIEMLPKAMRGARSVWPTTLSVLPV from the coding sequence ATGTGGTGCATAGCAGGGACCCTGCCCGACCCGGATTTTGCACTCTGCCCTGCTGGCCTTGAGGACGAAAGCACGGTCGCAGGCGGCCTGCTCCACCTGCCCGATGGTCAGGCAGTGCCCGTGCAGCGGGGCACTGCGGCCCTTGCCGCCACTGCTATTCTTGCCTGCAAGGAACTGGGCATTGCTCCGCCGCGTCTGCTGCTGGCGGGCGACCCTGGTTCCGGCGCGGGCAGCCGAGCCATTTACGCATGGCTGGAACAAAACCTGGCGGGCATTGCCCCTGCGGGGCTGACCTTTCACTATCTTTTCCCTGATCAGGATTGGCACAACCGGGTGCTCATGGCCGTTCAGGCCCTTGCCGTGCCGCCAGTCATGGTGGCAGATGCGGGCTTTATGTATGTGGCAAAAATGAGCGGTTATGCCGATGCCTACGACCTTTTTACGCCGGATCTGGGCGAACTGGCCTTTCTGGCAGATGAAAAAGCCCCCCACCCCTTTTATACGCGGGGTTTTCTGCTGGCGCGCGAGGACGACGTGCCGCCGCTTTTGCAACGCGCTCTTGAGCACGGCAACTGCCCGAAAAATCTGATTATCAAGGGATCAAAAGATTACATTGTTGTGGATGGCCGCGTGATCGCCACGGTGGACTCCCCCTCGGTTCCGGCCATGGAATGCATTGGCGGCACAGGCGATCTGGTGACAGGGCTGGCAACAGCTTTTTTGTGCGGCGGCGCGGCAATGGGCGAGGCCTGCACGGCGGCGGCCCGCATGGCGCGCCTGCTGGCGCAGCTCTGCGCGCCCAACCCCGGCACCCAGATTGGCGAACTGATTGAAATGCTGCCAAAAGCCATGCGCGGTGCGCGCTCAGTGTGGCCGACCACTCTTTCTGTATTACCCGTCTAG
- a CDS encoding IscA/HesB family protein: MLELTESAQKELAAFFEGKEKSTIRVYLAPGGCSGPHLALALDAATDEDMSEDQGGFTFCINKELLAQVEGVKIDLSYAGFTVEPTVPLPQTGGGCSGCSGGCGH, translated from the coding sequence ATGCTTGAACTGACCGAAAGCGCCCAGAAGGAACTGGCGGCCTTTTTTGAAGGTAAGGAAAAAAGCACCATTCGCGTTTACCTCGCCCCCGGCGGGTGCAGCGGCCCGCATCTGGCCCTTGCCCTGGACGCCGCGACGGATGAAGATATGAGCGAAGATCAGGGCGGATTCACCTTCTGCATCAACAAGGAGCTTCTTGCTCAGGTTGAAGGCGTGAAGATTGACCTTTCCTACGCGGGCTTCACAGTTGAGCCCACGGTGCCCCTGCCCCAGACGGGCGGTGGTTGCTCCGGCTGCTCCGGCGGCTGCGGACACTAG
- a CDS encoding SurA N-terminal domain-containing protein, which yields MRASREYNVRKTLILALVICFMTAFGAQAAQINKVAAVVNGQVITMFDLQKNAVPDLMRARINPNDPAQAKAVDAVLRKALDGMIMDILVAQEAKRLKISISSSEIDGEITKIMKGNNLTKQQFEERLAQQKTSVSELRGNIEKGLIRQRVMAMEVGRRVVVTPDEIKAYYDAHKDTMYDRSGLHMALLVYHPNANAAALAAQIKSGAVSFEEVVRKYSIAPNKENGGDMGAVEWDKLNPEWEARLTSMKPGDVTDIFELQGRKAQVRLYRPGGGEIKMLTFEQARPMIDGILRQPKAMERFEDYTNQLRSRAVIDIRM from the coding sequence TTGCGCGCAAGCAGGGAGTATAACGTGAGAAAAACGCTTATTTTGGCGCTGGTTATCTGTTTTATGACCGCTTTTGGCGCTCAGGCCGCACAGATCAACAAGGTGGCGGCCGTGGTGAATGGTCAGGTCATCACCATGTTCGATCTGCAAAAAAACGCTGTTCCTGATCTTATGCGTGCGCGTATCAATCCCAATGATCCCGCCCAGGCCAAGGCCGTGGACGCCGTGCTGCGCAAGGCGCTGGATGGTATGATCATGGATATTCTGGTTGCGCAGGAAGCCAAGCGTCTCAAAATTTCCATTTCTTCTTCTGAAATTGATGGTGAAATCACCAAGATCATGAAGGGGAACAACCTCACCAAACAGCAGTTTGAAGAACGCCTGGCCCAGCAAAAGACCAGCGTCAGTGAACTGCGTGGCAATATTGAAAAAGGCTTGATTCGCCAGCGTGTTATGGCAATGGAAGTGGGCCGCCGGGTTGTTGTGACCCCTGATGAGATCAAGGCCTACTACGATGCGCACAAGGATACCATGTATGACCGCTCCGGCCTGCACATGGCCCTTCTGGTGTATCATCCCAATGCCAACGCTGCGGCATTGGCTGCGCAGATCAAGTCTGGCGCGGTTTCGTTTGAGGAAGTGGTGCGCAAGTATTCCATCGCTCCCAATAAGGAAAACGGCGGCGACATGGGCGCAGTGGAGTGGGACAAGCTCAACCCCGAGTGGGAGGCCCGCCTCACCAGTATGAAACCCGGCGATGTAACTGATATTTTTGAGCTTCAGGGTCGCAAGGCGCAGGTGCGTCTGTACCGCCCTGGCGGCGGTGAAATCAAGATGCTTACCTTTGAGCAGGCCAGGCCGATGATCGACGGCATCCTGCGCCAGCCCAAGGCTATGGAGCGTTTTGAGGACTACACCAACCAGCTTCGCAGCCGGGCCGTTATTGATATCAGAATGTAG
- a CDS encoding RodZ domain-containing protein, giving the protein MTLVELGAALRVEREKRGLDMEDAANRLKISARLLRALEEGDETSLPPLAYTKGFIRSYASYVGLSAEEVSEALGALEAASEPVAPQNVYEPEMVLTPRRNLKPILAGLFMVCVIAVVMVAWQQGVFDFLSRQTRRLAQPAPLQSAESVDPGNLASRPSAPAAQGQTPVQTSAQGSAQAPAVASQPQGSAAPTQGQTPAQATAQNSAQTSAQASAQSASQPAAPGLPPVRGTAANAPATGTPASTAPATPAASAAAQGSDVPVGTHKLIITATEECWVHSSADKTDTRQFSLHKGDTFALTFSKSLELKLGNAGGVRLRYDGEELPPAGQSGQVRNLVFPPADRP; this is encoded by the coding sequence ATGACCTTAGTGGAATTGGGCGCTGCTTTGCGCGTTGAGCGCGAAAAGCGGGGTCTGGACATGGAAGATGCGGCAAACAGGCTGAAAATCAGCGCCCGTCTTCTGCGCGCTTTGGAGGAAGGGGACGAGACGTCCTTGCCCCCTCTGGCGTACACCAAGGGGTTTATCCGTTCATACGCGTCCTATGTTGGCCTTTCGGCTGAGGAAGTCAGCGAGGCGCTTGGGGCGCTTGAGGCTGCTTCTGAACCCGTTGCGCCGCAAAATGTTTATGAGCCCGAGATGGTCCTCACTCCGAGGCGTAACCTCAAGCCCATTTTGGCCGGGCTTTTCATGGTGTGCGTGATCGCAGTGGTGATGGTTGCCTGGCAACAGGGGGTGTTTGACTTCCTGAGTCGGCAGACGCGCCGTCTGGCGCAGCCCGCCCCCTTGCAGAGCGCCGAATCTGTTGACCCCGGCAATCTGGCCAGTCGGCCTTCCGCCCCTGCTGCTCAGGGTCAGACTCCGGTGCAGACGTCTGCCCAAGGTTCTGCGCAGGCTCCGGCGGTTGCCAGCCAGCCGCAAGGCTCTGCTGCCCCTACACAGGGGCAGACCCCGGCCCAGGCAACTGCGCAAAACTCTGCGCAAACTTCGGCGCAGGCTTCGGCCCAATCGGCAAGTCAGCCTGCTGCCCCAGGTCTGCCCCCGGTGCGCGGCACTGCCGCAAACGCGCCTGCCACGGGCACGCCTGCTTCAACGGCTCCGGCTACTCCGGCGGCTTCTGCCGCTGCGCAGGGCAGCGATGTGCCCGTAGGCACCCACAAGCTTATTATCACCGCCACAGAAGAATGTTGGGTTCACTCCAGCGCTGACAAAACCGACACTCGCCAGTTTTCGCTACATAAGGGCGATACTTTTGCCCTCACGTTCAGCAAGAGCCTGGAGTTGAAACTCGGCAACGCTGGCGGTGTGCGCCTGCGGTATGACGGTGAAGAACTGCCCCCGGCGGGGCAGAGTGGTCAGGTGCGCAATCTGGTGTTTCCCCCTGCGGACAGGCCATGA